The Streptomyces laurentii genome contains a region encoding:
- a CDS encoding SARP family transcriptional regulator (Bacterial transcriptional activator domain; pfam03704;~DNA binding site [nucleotide binding];~PFAM: transcriptional activator domain; transcriptional regulator domain protein; KEGG: reh:H16_A1278 ATP-dependent transcriptional regulator containing adenylate cyclase related domains;~SARP family transcriptional regulator [Thermomonospora curvata DSM43183];~Transcriptional regulatory protein, C terminal; pfam00486;~identified by MetaGeneAnnotator; putative): MEITVLGPLTARVNGVSVVPTAAKPRQILSLLALQADRVVTVATLMEEIWGEDIPRSAATTLQTYILQLRRKIAAALDGDPTRQAKDVLVTRHGGYLLQVRPGQVDAHEFTRITAAGRAAYEAGDYHAASELLGGALDMWTGSALVDVRVGTVLELDVLRMEEDRIAALELRVDADLRLGRHMEIVSELHVLVARHPMHENFCAQLMTALHRSGSAWRALEAYQRLRETLVDELGLEPSARLRRLHQAVLSADPALDLPVTAAG; the protein is encoded by the coding sequence ATGGAAATCACAGTATTGGGACCACTGACGGCCCGCGTGAACGGGGTCTCCGTCGTCCCCACCGCCGCCAAGCCGCGCCAGATCCTGTCCCTGCTCGCGCTGCAGGCGGACCGGGTCGTGACGGTGGCGACACTCATGGAGGAGATCTGGGGTGAGGACATCCCGCGCAGCGCGGCGACCACACTCCAGACGTACATTCTGCAGCTGCGCCGCAAGATCGCGGCCGCTCTCGACGGCGACCCGACCCGGCAGGCCAAGGACGTGCTGGTCACCCGGCACGGCGGCTACCTGCTCCAGGTGCGCCCGGGCCAGGTCGACGCCCACGAGTTCACCCGGATCACCGCCGCCGGGCGGGCCGCGTACGAGGCCGGCGACTACCACGCCGCGTCCGAACTCCTCGGCGGCGCCCTGGACATGTGGACGGGCAGCGCGCTCGTCGACGTCCGCGTCGGCACCGTCCTCGAACTCGACGTGCTCCGCATGGAGGAGGACCGGATCGCGGCCCTCGAACTGCGGGTCGACGCCGACCTGAGGCTCGGCCGGCACATGGAGATCGTGTCCGAGCTGCACGTCCTGGTCGCCCGGCACCCCATGCACGAGAACTTCTGCGCCCAGCTGATGACCGCCCTGCACCGGTCCGGCAGCGCCTGGCGGGCCCTGGAGGCGTACCAGCGGCTGCGCGAGACCCTCGTGGACGAGCTGGGTCTCGAACCCTCCGCCCGGCTGCGGCGGCTGCACCAGGCCGTGCTGTCGGCGGACCCGGCGCTCGACCTGCCGGTGACGGCCGCGGGCTGA
- a CDS encoding hypothetical protein (identified by MetaGeneAnnotator; putative;~sequence version:1): MQEQPPNHEDDFAVAHREWLRDWVARNVGDPMGDAVPLEEQGLDSVAALCLCGDIAEEFGVQVEPDDIRAYPTVRGLADFLAMRDARGRGGQIRAAFVFTGQGSQHPGMTGGLYLHSTGYRNFLEEADTALLPYTRQSMVELIVNKDPRVHRTSLTQPALFAVGYALARTLQEAGVRPVAVLGHGIGEFAAATIAGALTLPDAARLVSMRGALMQRLPQGGAMMAVCITPYEAADLIAAEPAVGISAINAARSIVLSGDRAALERVETRLAADGVRCRYLAVSHAFHSPLMRPVVPPFEGALRAVPGAAARLPFYSTVYGRLATEPLYAPYWSEQITAPVRFADAARSMLGQQAPTHVVEVGPRAVLTPYLRRLGGGPRGPVVLPVCQGPGSDAVDLAGVISALDAGPLTAALSGA; encoded by the coding sequence ATGCAGGAGCAACCCCCGAACCACGAGGACGACTTCGCCGTCGCCCACCGGGAATGGCTGCGCGACTGGGTCGCCCGGAACGTCGGAGACCCGATGGGGGACGCCGTGCCGCTGGAGGAGCAGGGGCTCGACTCCGTGGCCGCGCTCTGCCTGTGCGGCGACATCGCCGAGGAGTTCGGCGTCCAGGTCGAGCCCGACGACATCCGCGCGTACCCCACCGTGCGCGGCCTCGCCGACTTCCTGGCGATGCGGGACGCGCGCGGGCGCGGCGGCCAGATCCGGGCCGCCTTCGTCTTCACCGGACAGGGCTCCCAGCACCCCGGCATGACCGGCGGCCTCTACCTGCACTCCACCGGCTACCGGAACTTCCTGGAGGAGGCCGACACCGCCCTCCTGCCGTACACCCGGCAGTCCATGGTCGAGCTCATCGTGAACAAGGACCCGCGGGTCCACCGGACCTCGCTCACCCAGCCCGCCCTGTTCGCCGTCGGCTACGCCCTGGCCCGCACCCTCCAGGAGGCGGGCGTCCGGCCGGTGGCCGTACTCGGCCACGGCATCGGGGAGTTCGCCGCCGCGACCATCGCGGGCGCGCTCACCCTGCCCGACGCCGCCCGGCTCGTGTCGATGCGCGGCGCCCTCATGCAGCGGCTGCCGCAGGGCGGCGCCATGATGGCCGTCTGCATCACCCCGTACGAGGCGGCCGACCTGATCGCCGCCGAACCGGCCGTCGGCATCAGCGCCATCAACGCCGCCCGGTCGATCGTGCTCTCCGGCGACCGCGCCGCCCTGGAGCGGGTCGAGACCCGGCTCGCCGCGGACGGGGTGCGCTGCCGGTACCTGGCGGTGTCGCACGCGTTCCACTCCCCGCTGATGCGGCCCGTGGTGCCGCCCTTCGAGGGGGCGTTGCGCGCGGTGCCCGGCGCGGCGGCCCGGCTGCCGTTCTACTCGACCGTGTACGGCCGGCTCGCGACCGAGCCGCTGTACGCCCCGTACTGGAGCGAGCAGATCACCGCCCCGGTCCGGTTCGCCGACGCGGCCCGGAGCATGCTCGGCCAGCAGGCGCCCACGCACGTCGTGGAGGTCGGGCCGCGGGCCGTGCTCACCCCGTATCTGCGGCGCCTCGGCGGCGGCCCGCGCGGACCGGTGGTGCTGCCGGTCTGCCAGGGGCCGGGCAGTGACGCCGTGGACCTGGCCGGGGTGATCTCCGCCCTGGACGCCGGCCCGCTGACCGCCGCCCTGTCGGGGGCGTGA
- a CDS encoding hypothetical protein (identified by MetaGeneAnnotator; putative;~sequence version:1), with protein sequence MITSGHRADELPVGFKRHLRVEAIAGDAVYLLSERGTTALQGREVQELAALLDGTRTLTGVLEEAARSLPSDTAARMIAELARADLIGYHDPAVDAGAEGYWELSGLRGGSAAASLQTTPVEVIALGRIDASAARAECAAAGLRTVEPEDPEDSEDPARQEDPEWPAGRAGTAAAFSLVLCDDYLDPRLAAVDARHRAAGRAWLLAKPCGAETWVGPVFGDPNGACWECLAHRLRGHRTSMAPVLHALGLSGTVPVPEASLATVRAMGLHTAVLEAEKWVAGLRYEGQRAICVLDTRTLRTRQHPVARRPQCGACGDPGLVAETVRRPFTVRSSPRTHVVGGNHRAHSAETVLARYRHLADPVTGIVAELRPAADCPEGLHRYVAGRNLALGDTHSLAGLRGGLRSQSGGKGTTPQEAEVGALCEALERYCGTRQGDEPVVRDTLTGLGAAALHPNACQLFADRQFREREAWNNRHARHAGFQRVPPPFDPAAPAEWTPVWSLTQGTHRYLPTSMLYFGAGPGGVPTAPWADSNGNAAGSSPEDAVLQGLLELVERDAVALWWYNRTRQPAVDLDAFDEPWLARARRAYAEAGRELWVLDLTADFGIPVMAALSRRTRGGPEAVSFGFGAHFDPRLALRRAVTELAQLLPPKSDSSAIRAMDRALLDWWHTGTIENQPYLCPDPAESPRIPDHWTYTPGGISGTTSKRRTRSCAPTEWTCSSSTRLGPTWDFPW encoded by the coding sequence ATGATCACCTCCGGGCACAGAGCCGACGAGCTGCCGGTGGGGTTCAAGCGGCATCTGCGGGTGGAGGCGATCGCAGGGGACGCGGTCTACCTGCTGTCGGAGCGGGGCACGACCGCCCTGCAGGGGCGTGAGGTCCAGGAGCTCGCGGCCCTGCTGGACGGCACCCGCACCCTGACCGGCGTCCTTGAGGAGGCGGCGCGGTCGCTGCCGTCGGACACCGCCGCCCGGATGATCGCGGAACTGGCCCGCGCCGACCTGATCGGCTACCACGATCCGGCCGTGGACGCCGGGGCGGAGGGGTACTGGGAACTCTCCGGTCTGCGCGGGGGCAGCGCCGCCGCGTCGCTCCAGACGACCCCGGTGGAGGTGATCGCGCTCGGCCGGATCGACGCCTCGGCGGCCCGGGCGGAGTGCGCGGCGGCCGGGCTGCGCACGGTCGAGCCGGAGGATCCGGAGGATTCCGAGGATCCGGCGCGGCAGGAGGATCCGGAGTGGCCGGCCGGCCGCGCCGGCACGGCGGCGGCGTTCTCGCTCGTGCTGTGCGACGACTACCTCGATCCGCGCCTGGCGGCGGTCGACGCCCGCCACCGGGCCGCCGGCCGGGCCTGGCTGCTCGCCAAGCCGTGCGGCGCGGAGACCTGGGTGGGGCCGGTGTTCGGGGACCCGAACGGGGCCTGCTGGGAGTGTCTGGCCCACCGGCTGCGCGGCCACCGGACCTCGATGGCGCCCGTCCTGCACGCGCTCGGCCTGTCGGGCACGGTGCCGGTGCCGGAGGCGTCGCTCGCGACCGTACGGGCCATGGGCCTGCACACCGCCGTCCTGGAGGCCGAGAAGTGGGTGGCCGGGCTGCGGTACGAGGGCCAGCGCGCGATCTGCGTCCTGGACACCCGCACGCTGCGGACCCGGCAGCATCCGGTCGCCCGGCGCCCCCAGTGCGGGGCCTGCGGGGACCCGGGGCTCGTGGCGGAGACGGTACGGCGTCCCTTCACCGTACGGTCGAGTCCCCGGACGCACGTCGTCGGCGGCAACCACCGGGCGCACAGCGCCGAGACGGTGCTGGCGCGCTACCGCCACCTGGCCGACCCGGTGACCGGGATCGTCGCCGAGCTGCGGCCCGCGGCCGACTGTCCCGAGGGGCTGCACCGGTACGTCGCCGGGCGCAATCTGGCGCTGGGCGACACCCATTCGCTGGCCGGGCTGCGCGGCGGGCTGCGTAGTCAGAGCGGCGGGAAGGGGACCACGCCGCAGGAGGCCGAGGTAGGCGCGCTGTGCGAGGCGCTGGAACGTTACTGCGGGACCCGGCAGGGCGACGAGCCGGTGGTCCGCGACACCCTCACCGGTCTCGGCGCCGCCGCGCTGCACCCCAACGCCTGTCAGCTCTTCGCCGACCGGCAGTTCCGGGAGCGCGAGGCATGGAACAACCGACACGCACGGCACGCCGGCTTCCAGCGCGTACCCCCGCCGTTCGATCCGGCGGCGCCCGCCGAGTGGACGCCGGTGTGGTCGCTCACCCAGGGCACCCACCGCTATCTGCCCACCTCGATGCTGTACTTCGGCGCCGGGCCCGGGGGCGTGCCCACGGCACCCTGGGCGGACTCCAACGGCAACGCGGCCGGCAGCAGTCCGGAGGACGCCGTCCTGCAGGGCCTCCTGGAGCTGGTGGAGCGGGACGCGGTCGCGCTGTGGTGGTACAACCGCACCCGCCAGCCGGCGGTGGACCTCGACGCGTTCGACGAACCGTGGCTCGCCCGGGCCCGGCGGGCGTACGCGGAGGCGGGCCGGGAGCTGTGGGTGCTCGACCTGACCGCGGACTTCGGCATCCCCGTGATGGCCGCGCTGTCCCGCCGTACCCGAGGAGGGCCCGAGGCCGTCTCGTTCGGCTTCGGCGCGCACTTCGATCCGCGCCTCGCGCTGCGCCGGGCGGTGACGGAGCTGGCCCAATTACTGCCCCCGAAAAGCGACTCCTCCGCAATCCGCGCGATGGATCGTGCTCTCCTCGATTGGTGGCATACGGGAACCATCGAGAATCAGCCATACCTCTGTCCTGATCCGGCTGAGTCGCCGCGCATTCCGGACCACTGGACATATACCCCCGGGGGAATCTCCGGGACGACATCGAAGCGGCGCACGCGCTCGTGCGCTCCCACGGAATGGACCTGCTCGTCCTCGACCAGACTCGGCCCGACGTGGGACTTCCCGTGGTGA
- a CDS encoding hypothetical protein (identified by MetaGeneAnnotator; putative;~sequence version:1) translates to MNVTPRTTPVTNTRPGSPAAPCSPGSPDDRSALLTALSELEAELAKRYTSDPVAALADFGLAPAEPVFGGSAGLLVIEQLDGPAVAFDECFGCATTMGAWADADAQGVRVALA, encoded by the coding sequence GTGAACGTCACCCCGCGCACCACGCCGGTCACGAACACCCGCCCCGGCTCCCCCGCCGCCCCTTGCTCCCCCGGCTCCCCCGACGACCGCTCCGCCCTGCTGACGGCCCTGTCCGAGCTGGAGGCCGAGCTGGCGAAGCGCTACACCAGCGACCCGGTCGCCGCCCTGGCCGACTTCGGCCTGGCCCCGGCCGAGCCGGTGTTCGGCGGCTCGGCCGGCCTGCTGGTCATCGAGCAACTGGACGGTCCGGCGGTCGCGTTCGACGAATGCTTCGGATGCGCCACCACGATGGGCGCGTGGGCCGACGCGGACGCGCAGGGTGTCCGGGTAGCACTTGCATGA
- a CDS encoding hypothetical protein (identified by MetaGeneAnnotator; putative;~sequence version:1) has protein sequence MAVCDTGFGEVTDLSVGTTLDDGLLDTLLGAPGAFGMPRPGPGAA, from the coding sequence GTGGCCGTCTGCGACACCGGCTTCGGGGAGGTCACCGATCTGTCGGTCGGCACCACCCTGGACGACGGCCTGCTCGACACCCTCCTCGGCGCGCCCGGCGCCTTCGGGATGCCCCGGCCGGGGCCGGGAGCGGCGTGA
- a CDS encoding two-component system histidine kinase (identified by MetaGeneAnnotator; putative;~sequence version:1), with protein sequence MQEPSGPAFLTEAATPDAPAEDDVPPGKGTSGIARSPRSQPPAPLLARTVILVALSCYAAMTILNVVRVEQPARQLAVCVGLVIAVFGVQVAVSSGGSRRWSTGTKAAVLLLQAALTLAPLLLFSTNWGSMLGPFAASLLLILPARYGWPGYGLLVVFIAVYNLLAGATADLVVYFTISTILTGLVIYGLTRLTDLVHQVHAAREELARMAVTQERLRFARDLHDLLGYSLSAVTLKGELVQRLIDTRPDKAREQTADLLQVARQALADVRLVSRGYRDMSLSEEAESAESVLAAADVRAEVDVTCGRLHPVVDTVLATALREGVTNILRHSRVRFCSITAESDGETARLLLTNDRPHEQRDVLSVRTGGSGLDNLRTRFAAIGGGVRAGLGVDGRYRLEVWAPVRPHSNDGESRGFDSAGSERTAVA encoded by the coding sequence ATGCAAGAGCCTTCGGGGCCGGCCTTCTTGACGGAAGCGGCCACCCCGGACGCGCCCGCGGAAGATGATGTTCCGCCAGGGAAGGGCACGTCCGGAATCGCGCGGTCACCGCGGTCCCAGCCGCCGGCCCCGTTACTGGCCCGGACCGTCATCCTGGTCGCCCTGTCCTGCTACGCCGCCATGACCATCCTCAACGTGGTCAGGGTCGAGCAGCCCGCTCGGCAACTCGCCGTCTGCGTCGGCCTGGTGATCGCGGTGTTCGGGGTGCAGGTGGCCGTCTCCTCCGGCGGCTCCCGGCGCTGGTCGACCGGAACGAAGGCGGCCGTACTGCTCCTCCAGGCGGCGCTCACCCTCGCCCCGCTCCTGCTGTTCAGCACCAACTGGGGCAGCATGCTGGGGCCGTTCGCCGCCTCACTGCTGCTCATCCTGCCCGCACGCTACGGCTGGCCGGGCTACGGGCTGCTGGTCGTCTTCATCGCGGTGTACAACCTGCTGGCCGGCGCGACGGCCGACCTGGTCGTCTACTTCACCATCTCCACCATCCTGACCGGCCTCGTCATCTACGGCCTCACCCGGCTGACCGACCTGGTGCACCAGGTGCACGCGGCACGCGAGGAACTGGCGCGCATGGCCGTGACGCAGGAGCGGCTGCGCTTCGCCCGCGATCTGCACGACCTGCTCGGCTACAGCCTGTCCGCCGTCACCCTCAAGGGGGAACTGGTCCAGCGGCTGATCGACACCCGCCCGGACAAGGCCCGGGAGCAGACCGCCGACCTGCTCCAGGTGGCGCGCCAGGCGCTGGCCGACGTACGGCTGGTGTCCCGGGGGTACCGCGACATGTCGCTGTCCGAGGAGGCCGAGTCGGCCGAGTCGGTCCTCGCCGCGGCCGACGTCCGCGCCGAGGTCGACGTGACCTGCGGCAGGCTGCACCCGGTCGTGGACACCGTGCTCGCCACCGCCCTGCGGGAAGGAGTCACCAACATCCTGCGGCACAGCCGCGTGCGGTTCTGCTCCATCACGGCGGAGTCGGACGGCGAGACCGCCCGTCTCCTGCTGACGAACGACCGGCCGCACGAGCAGCGGGACGTGCTCTCGGTGCGGACCGGTGGCAGCGGGCTGGACAATCTGAGGACCCGCTTCGCCGCGATAGGGGGCGGGGTGCGGGCGGGGCTCGGGGTGGACGGCCGGTACCGGCTGGAAGTCTGGGCACCGGTCAGACCGCACAGCAACGACGGTGAGTCACGAGGGTTCGACTCCGCGGGCTCGGAGAGAACCGCCGTGGCCTAG
- a CDS encoding two-component system, narL family, response regulator desR (C-terminal DNA-binding domain of LuxR-like proteins. This domain contains a helix-turn-helix motif and binds DNA. Proteins belonging to this group are response regulators; some act as transcriptional activators, others as transcriptional repressors. Many...; cd06170;~DNA binding residues [nucleotide binding];~Response regulator containing a CheY-like receiver domain and an HTH DNA-binding domain [Signal transduction mechanisms / Transcription]; COG2197;~Signal receiver domain; originally thought to be unique to bacteria (CheY, OmpR, NtrC, and PhoB), now recently identified in eukaroytes ETR1 Arabidopsis thaliana; this domain receives the signal from the sensor partner in a two-component systems; cd00156;~dimerization interface [polypeptide binding];~identified by MetaGeneAnnotator; putative;~intermolecular recognition site;~phosphorylation site [posttranslational modification];~two-component system, NarL family, response regulator DesR [Amycolatopsis orientalis HCCB10007]): MRILLAEDVHMIRGALVALLQLEPDLHVVTTVDRGDTIVKAALESQPDVAIIDIDLPGIDGLTAAAELHKQLPSCRTLILTSLGRPGTLRRALSARVSGFLLKDSPPDQLALAVRSVAAGRRVVDPQLALTAWDLPDNPLSPRELEVLRLAARGADAAEIAGCLYLSKGTVRNYLTAIVGKLGARNRIDAIRIAEEAGWLP; the protein is encoded by the coding sequence GTGAGGATTCTCCTCGCCGAGGACGTCCACATGATCCGGGGCGCGCTGGTGGCCCTGTTGCAGCTCGAACCCGATCTGCACGTGGTGACGACGGTGGACCGGGGCGACACGATCGTGAAGGCCGCCCTGGAGTCCCAGCCCGACGTGGCGATCATCGACATCGATCTGCCGGGCATCGACGGACTCACCGCGGCGGCCGAGCTGCACAAGCAACTGCCCAGCTGCCGCACGCTGATCCTGACGAGCCTCGGCCGGCCCGGCACCCTGCGGCGCGCCCTGTCCGCGCGGGTGTCGGGCTTCCTGCTCAAGGACTCGCCGCCCGACCAACTCGCCCTCGCGGTCCGGTCGGTGGCCGCCGGGCGCCGGGTGGTGGACCCCCAACTCGCGCTGACGGCCTGGGATCTGCCCGACAATCCCCTGTCGCCCCGCGAGCTGGAGGTGCTGCGGCTCGCCGCCCGGGGCGCCGACGCGGCCGAGATCGCCGGCTGCCTCTATCTCTCCAAGGGCACGGTCCGCAACTACCTCACCGCGATCGTCGGCAAGCTCGGCGCCCGCAACCGGATCGACGCGATACGCATAGCCGAGGAGGCCGGCTGGCTGCCGTGA
- a CDS encoding helix-turn-helix domain protein (identified by MetaGeneAnnotator; putative;~sequence version:1) produces MKSPEAAVTPPATALRHERAADRSGRPEKDPPRAFSGRRMRIGADAGAALRADFGADFGADIGSVSGQR; encoded by the coding sequence ATGAAGTCACCGGAAGCGGCAGTGACTCCACCGGCAACGGCACTCCGTCACGAGCGAGCGGCTGACCGGTCCGGCCGGCCGGAGAAGGACCCACCCCGCGCTTTCTCCGGCCGCCGCATGCGAATCGGTGCAGATGCCGGCGCGGCCCTCCGCGCGGATTTCGGTGCGGACTTCGGTGCAGACATCGGGTCCGTTTCAGGTCAGCGATGA
- a CDS encoding decarboxylase (Acetyl co-enzyme A carboxylase carboxyltransferase alpha subunit; cl15772;~decarboxylase [Streptomyces sp. C];~identified by MetaGeneAnnotator; putative;~methylmalonyl-CoA decarboxylase alpha subunit; TIGR01117), with product MTILDDLTVTQAAPDLRRATAELRRLKEEVSRGPDPAATRRQHEKNKLTAHERLELLFDEGTFTEIEPLRRHRATGFGLEDRKPHGDGVVIGWGLVHGRTVFAYAHDFRVFAGALGEAHAQKVHKVMDLAEAAGAPLVGLNDGAGARIQEGVTALAGYGGIFRRTVAASGVIPQISVMLGPCAGGAAYAPALTDYVFMVRETAQMFITGPDVVQAVTGEKITHNGLGGADVHATASGVCHFAYDDEADCLEDVRFLLALLPSNNRELPPAAPCEDPVDRCTGALTELVPADPGRSYDIRRVIEEIVDDGEIFEVHEAWAPNIVCALARLGGHTVGIVANQPAALAGVLDIHASEKAARFVSTCDSFNVPLVTLVDVPGFLPGVDQEHNGIIRHGAKLLHAYCNATVPRISLVLRKAYGGAYIVMDSRSIGADLAFAWPTNEIAVMGAEGAAGVVFRREIAASADPEATRARLIDAYRTELMHPYYAAERGLVDDVIDPADTRRILIRSLAMLRTKRAEVPARKHGNVPT from the coding sequence ATGACGATCCTCGACGACCTCACGGTCACCCAGGCCGCTCCCGACCTCCGTCGTGCCACCGCCGAACTCCGGCGGCTCAAGGAGGAGGTGAGCCGGGGGCCCGACCCCGCGGCCACCCGGCGGCAGCACGAGAAGAACAAGCTCACCGCCCACGAGCGCCTGGAACTCCTCTTCGACGAGGGGACGTTCACCGAGATCGAGCCGCTGCGCCGGCACCGCGCCACCGGCTTCGGCCTGGAGGACAGGAAGCCGCACGGCGACGGCGTCGTGATCGGCTGGGGCCTCGTCCACGGCCGGACCGTCTTCGCCTACGCGCACGACTTCCGGGTCTTCGCCGGCGCGCTCGGCGAGGCGCACGCCCAGAAGGTGCACAAGGTGATGGACCTCGCGGAGGCCGCCGGTGCCCCGCTGGTCGGTCTCAACGACGGGGCGGGAGCCCGCATCCAGGAGGGTGTCACCGCGCTCGCCGGCTACGGCGGGATCTTCCGCCGCACCGTCGCCGCCTCCGGGGTGATCCCGCAGATCAGCGTGATGCTCGGCCCGTGCGCGGGCGGCGCCGCGTACGCCCCGGCCCTCACCGACTACGTCTTCATGGTGCGCGAGACGGCGCAGATGTTCATCACCGGACCCGACGTGGTCCAGGCGGTGACCGGCGAGAAGATCACCCACAACGGACTGGGCGGCGCCGACGTCCACGCCACCGCCTCGGGCGTCTGCCACTTCGCGTACGACGACGAGGCCGACTGCCTGGAGGACGTCCGCTTCCTCCTCGCCCTGCTGCCGTCCAACAACCGCGAACTGCCGCCCGCGGCGCCCTGCGAGGACCCCGTGGACCGGTGCACCGGCGCCCTCACCGAGCTGGTGCCGGCCGACCCGGGCCGCAGCTACGACATCCGCCGGGTGATCGAGGAGATCGTCGACGACGGCGAGATCTTCGAGGTGCACGAGGCGTGGGCGCCCAACATCGTGTGCGCGCTCGCCCGGCTCGGCGGCCACACCGTCGGCATCGTCGCCAACCAGCCCGCCGCGCTGGCCGGCGTCCTCGACATCCACGCGAGCGAGAAGGCCGCCCGCTTCGTCTCCACCTGCGATTCGTTCAATGTGCCGCTCGTGACCCTCGTCGACGTGCCCGGCTTCCTGCCCGGCGTCGACCAGGAGCACAACGGCATCATCCGGCACGGCGCCAAGCTGCTGCACGCGTACTGCAACGCGACCGTGCCCCGGATCTCGCTCGTGCTGCGCAAGGCGTACGGCGGCGCGTACATCGTCATGGACTCCCGTTCCATCGGCGCCGACCTGGCCTTCGCCTGGCCCACCAACGAGATCGCCGTGATGGGCGCCGAGGGCGCGGCCGGGGTCGTCTTCCGCCGCGAGATCGCCGCCTCGGCCGACCCGGAGGCCACCCGCGCCCGGCTCATCGACGCGTACCGCACCGAGCTGATGCACCCGTACTACGCGGCCGAAAGAGGCCTTGTGGACGACGTCATCGACCCCGCGGACACCCGGCGGATCCTGATCCGCTCGCTGGCCATGCTGCGGACGAAGCGGGCCGAGGTCCCCGCGCGCAAGCACGGAAATGTCCCCACGTAG